The Peptococcaceae bacterium 1198_IL3148 nucleotide sequence TTGCCCCTTGAGATGCAAGTGGTGTTCCAATCCGGAGGGTCTGGAAAGGAAATATCAGGTGATGTTCAAAGAAGATTTGTGTGTTAACTGTGGCAACTGTATTCCTATTTGTCCCGCCCACATCCATAATTTCCAGGACACAACAGGTGGCCCGAAGCACAAAATAAACAGAACCGTTGATTGTGTTGGTTGCAGAAAGTGTGAAGCTGTATGTCCGAAACAGGCACTATCTGTGGTGGGCTCGGATAAAACCATTTCCCAAGTGATGGATATCATCCAGCAGGATATGCCTTTCTACATGAGCTCAGGCGGAGGAGTCACTCTTGGAGGAGGGGAAGTGACAGCCCAGCCGGAATTTGCCACCAACCTGTTGACGGAATGTAAACGGCTGGGCATTCACACAGCCATTGAAACCTCTGGCTATGCAAAATTAGACAACCTGCTTCTGATGGCTCAGTTTATTGATTTGTTCCTCTATGATCTTAAGCACATTGACTCAGAGCGACATTATGAACTTACCGAGGTACCTAATGAACGTATTCTGGATAACCTAACGGAACTTATCCACCGGGGTTACCACGTGAAAGTCAGGATGCCCCTTA carries:
- the cutD gene encoding choline TMA-lyase-activating enzyme, producing CPLRCKWCSNPEGLERKYQVMFKEDLCVNCGNCIPICPAHIHNFQDTTGGPKHKINRTVDCVGCRKCEAVCPKQALSVVGSDKTISQVMDIIQQDMPFYMSSGGGVTLGGGEVTAQPEFATNLLTECKRLGIHTAIETSGYAKLDNLLLMAQFIDLFLYDLKHIDSERHYELTEVPNERILDNLTELIHRGYHVKVRMPLIRGLNDSEETIRRTLEFLQTFKYYKNFLGIDLLPYHKLGINKYKQLDMQYAITEDLSFKAEELNKIEEFIKGYDLKVEVIRH